TACATGCATGGTTACATTTGGTATAGGCGTACATATACATCATCTATCATTTTGTAATTTACAAAAGAACAGAAAATGGAAAACCTCTACTGTGTACGTGTACCCCCTCCCTCACTTCACGAACGGGCCAGCCCAACGCTGCCCTCGGCCCAGCCCCGTCCGTCGCGGGCAACAGCCCTGGGCACCGTATCGCCGCCGCGTTACCGCGAACGCCGCGGCCTTCATCGCGAGCACGTGAAGAATGCTCCCATGGCTGCCGGAGATATTTCTCCGCGAACCGCCTCTCTGCCTTGTCTCCTTCCGCGACGACCTTACCCCTCCGAGAAATTCGTCGACACGAAGCCGCGGCCGTACGAACGCCATCTCCATGGCCGGAGATATTTTGGGCGCCACCGCCTTGCCGCCCGCCTATAAAAGGCCGGCCATGGGTGGCGTCGACGAGCACTCCACCAAGCTCGGAGctcggagccgccgccgccaaggcCTGCAAGGGAGCACGGCGCCCCTGCCTTCGCCGCGCCGGAGCCGCGCCCGCTGAGCTGCCCTCAGCTCCCCCGCGCCGGAGCCGaggaacgccgccaccgccgtgccTGCTTCCTGCTCTGCCCCGCCGTTTTTCACTCGCTGCTGCGCACGAACGGCAGGGAGACGCCGTACGCCGCGCCGGCCTGCGCCTCCGCCAGCTCGCGCTCGAGGCCGCCGCCGGCGCACCGTCCTGCTGAACTCcctcctctccttctctcccGCTGCCCTCTCCTCTCTCCTGCTCTGCTCTTCTTTTTTTCCCCCTCTGCCTTCTTCCCCGTCCTGCTCAGCTCCTCCATAGGACCGTCGCGCTGGAACACCGGCCAGCCGCCGACGGTCGACGGTCGTGTTTTCGTTTGGATGTGTTCCTCGGACCTTGATTTCTAGTCCGGGCTGGGCTGCAGCGGCCCAGGTGCATGGGCACGCTCAGTCCCGACGTAGGATGCACCAGCGCCTATAGGACGCTGGTACCAAATAACTCAGTAGTACCTGGGTACTAAATAGGGTTAGCCCCCCTTAATTTTGACCCATGCTCCGTCActggctccggcggcggcggcggcggcgctagggttgcGGGGAAGCTCGGGGGTGGGAGATGGGCGAGCCACCCGGCTGAGCGACGCCGGGGCGTGAATGAGTTACGTTCTCCCACGCACTGTTATTCGCTTTCGACTCCATGCCGATGCACTCCAGTACGAGTAGTCGGGGCGTAAGCGTAACAAGTACTTGTTCCTCCACCGGTGCAAGATCGCACTATCGTTTCTCTAGCAGATTCACATGCGATATTTTCGAAGGTTTATGGAGGAACCCGTGTATCACGCTCCATTTTCTAGATAACATTTTTCACCCTTTATTACCAAGTGCGATCTGAGCTCAAAGATCTTTCACAGCAGAGCCGAGTCAGCATGCAGAGGCCACGAGACAGGCAAGTTCAACGTCGACCATTGCTCACCTCCAAACAAATCCTCATCAGATGATCGCGATTTCCAGCACCCATGTCTGATGTCAATGTCCTAAAAACGACTAGCTACGAGGTAAGCTACGACGTCAATTTTACCCTCAAGATAAACCTACTACCGAGTGGAAAACCGTTTCATGCCTCATGACTCGCGAGCGCAACAACGAGCGCAGCAATTGGAGCCTTGGTACTTATCAAACGCGATAGTTTGAGACTCGTGGGATCGACGGCGATATTGGTCATGTTCACTTCTTttataatctgtctttttcagcttgttttttcaaccggaacaatgtttcagtttgttttttcagcgaagcgaacggggtcaTTATCTGTTGCCGAAACTGCCCGCACCACCGCCGAATCAGTCTCGTTAGGAACCGCAAAAGCGCGAAACCAAACTACCCGGAGTTAACAAGTCCAATCATTGACTTTTTCCAGCTCCTCAAGGTGGCAATAATTCGCACGTTCTTTCCGGGAGATCTGACGCGATTCCTCCATCGGGTTCCTTTCCTTCCTCTGACGCCGGAACAGCAACGTGCACCGGTGAACCGAGCCGAGCCGGGGTGAATATCGTCGGTGCTTTCAGCACTCGACCGCATGATAAGGCGATACGCAAATACGCCTGACGCGTCACCAGCATGGTGGCTGCATTATTGGCGTCCTGCAACTCCGTCGACCACACGCGCTGCGGCACAGGGCACACGCGTCGCTGTGATGCTTCCGGTAGTGGAAGGCCCGGGGAGAAGCCACTACGCGGGGAAATAATTCATTTCGCCGACGGGCGACGGCCCAGCCGGCAGCTCCCATTCTGGACGGGCGGGGAGAAGTTTCCAACGGTCCGAGTCAAAAGCGTGCTTCACGCTTCCGCATTATTTCAGCGGTTTATTGCGATGAACAGCGCTAAACAAAGCAAAGCTCTGCACCGAGAAGATGGTTTGCAATTGCAAGCAAACAATGGAAGATAGCACATGGTATTACGAGTAAAACAATTGTATGTAAGTCTGACTTTTTCATGAAACGGTGGCCGCATCACCATTCTGAGGTGGTGGAAGTCTATGACCCTTCGGATTCGTTCGGATGGACGTTTCTGTCTCTCAAGTGCTCAACTGACAGATCGAGTGGTTCAACATTTAcggttttaaaaataaaataactaTTTATCAatacaaaaaattataaaaataggTGTTGCTTTTACCGTCGGCTTTTGGCAAGCCTACTAGCCGTATCCGATAGGCCTGCCAAAAAAAAATTGCTGGCTGATTGGCCTGACGGTTTTCTTCTTGCCGACAAGCAAATTCCCTCACATCCATTTCTCTATTTTTAATACAGAAAACTCATGGAATTACAAATTGTGGAAACGGGGATAAATTTGAATGCGTCCGTGTCTGATTACTGATGTTCAATTCAAGAAACTGAAATGTTTTTATGTGAAACTAACCTTTACTTGTTTCCAAATTTGCTGAAGAAttaaggcaaaaaaaaaattggagACATTTCTAGTGATTCACGTCAGAAACGAAACTGTTTCTCACGTCCAAACGAGCCCTATGCGGGCGCTCCATCCAGCTTAGGGGTCTACAACAAGGCTGATGTGAACCCGGACACTGCATAACTGTCgatgtcctgttcgcttggctgataagtcatgactgaaagtactgttggctgatttattatgaaagaaaaatattgttcgttggctgaaaaaatacggattataagtcAAACGAACATGGCGCAAGTTTCTAGTAATTGTAAAAATAGGTGTTGCTTTTACCACCGGCTTTTGGCAAGCCTACTAGCTGATaggcttgccaaaaaaaattgctGGCTGATTGGCCTGACGGCTTTCTTCTTGCCGACAAGCAAATTCCCTCACATCCATTTCTCTATTTTTAATACAAAAAACTCATGGAATTACAAATTGTGGAAACGGGAATTTTTTAATAGGGATTTTTTTTATATTAAGGCTTTTTGGTAGCAAAATGCAATCACATATATGTAACACTACGTCTGTGGATCTGGATAGAGCGTTGCCTCCGGTGCCAACTTTCCGCAAACTAAAGTGGCTGTGTGAATTGAGTAACGAAATATTGGTACAAAGCAAAACATCATCTTTGCTCAAGTGATGGGGTGGCCTGGAGCCCTCCGTCGGCTGTGATGGTGCCTCCTTTCCCGTGTGCGACCCTCCTCCTTCTCACGTGAGTGTGTGCGagacacaacaacaacaatagcCAGGCCATGAATTTCGGTAATTTCGATGGTGGCCGAAAGAAAATCCAAAATTTTGCAACACACTAATTCATGTGCTATATAACTCTAGACTCATATTTTCTATTGTTTATGGTGCATATTCTACTCAATAGATGTGTAGTGATAAATCATGCTAACATTCATTTAGatctattttttagaaaaaaaaaaatacTTCGTGTGTGAGTCCTTAAAAAAATTCACCGAATTTCGGTAATTTTAGGGGTGGTAAAAAAAATTTAATATCAAAATTGAAAACCCTAGTCAACAGTATCTTTGCCTGTTGGTTGAGAGGCCTACCGACAATCTCGCCGCCGATAAAGGTGAGTCATCTACATGTTGATTCGCAGAGGCTAATCGGCCCTCATCATATATAGCTTGCAGATCACCAATATTGTACCACAACTGCTTTGTTCTTCTTTTCATATCATTAAATGGTCGCTGAGCTAATAACTAATCTCGTCAATAATCGACATATAAAAGAGTTCATACTGCGTACAATAATTCTTAATGTGAATACATTTTTAGCGCTTTTTCCAAAAAAAAGTTGTTGTAAGTTCTTATTAGAGGAGTTTCTTTTTGGTTcaattggtttttttttttttgaggggaggGGATTTTTGGGTTcaattgttttctttttttttaaggaAATTTTGGGTTCAATTGGTGAACGTGTAGTAGTAGTTCATGGGCTGAATGTTCGCAGTGGGCCGCTTCATGCTTGATGGGCAGAAGTTCTTTGAAGAACAGAACGCGTTGGACCTCACTTCCGAGTTCCGAGCTCCCGGTTCCAAGACGTAACTGTAAAACCCACTGAGTGATTCACCTAAAAAAAAACCAAGACTAAGTGATGCAGCTATGGAAGTGCTAATTTGCAATAAACTTATGTGTAATACTTATGCTAGTACTTATATttgcaacatatatttgcaattgAAGGTACCACTCTTAGCTCATACCATCAGAACGGGCCACTTCTACAGTCTTGTACAAAAAAAGCGATCATGACCGCAGTATCACAGGTGAGAGAACGTCAAGAAACAAGAAATTTCCACTGTTCACAAGCACTGTGACTATTACAGTTAAATCTTCATAGTTTCACGCTATTTAGTCTCGGGCCGCTGCCGGGCCCCGGCTTCAACGTGCACCTGAAGCTGCCGGACCTCCGGCGCCTCCGCGCTGTCCGGCAGGGAGGGGGAGGGTTTAGCGGCGAACGGCGCCCGCCTGCACGTGGGGCACGTCTGCCGCGCGGCGAGCCAGCGGTCGATGCACCGCATGTGGAAGCCGTGGTTGCAGTGCGGCAGCGCGCGCACGCGGTCACCCTGCAGGAATTCCGTGAGGCAGATGGCGCATTCCGCCGCGCCACACCCGGTGAGCTCCACTTCGCGGGAGTAGACTATCCACGGGGGCAGCCCGGTTCGCGGCCCGCGCTTCCTCCTGGGCCCGGCCTggcaggaggaggaggccgccgccgacgcatccccgccaccgccgccgggggGCTCCTCGTCCTGGCCGTAGCACACGCGGCGCGTGACGCGGAACGCGCACCGGACGACCGCGTGCACCACGAGTACGACCACCAGGCCGCACAGGAGTAGCGACAGCACCGTGATCACCGTCGTGTTCAGCGAGCTGAAGGGCGCTGCTGCGTGCGCGTGCGTGTGCGCTGCAGACACCTCCACCTGCACCGCCGTCGGTCCCGCCGACGGggcagccgcggcggcggcgtgcgacAGCAGCCTCCTTGCATGCAACTGTTCGACGCTCATCTTGTCGAGCTGTAAGCCTGTAACGCAGAGGCGCGTCGTAAAAcgcgttggtggtggtggtgcagtggGACTATGGGAGACTGTTCTCTCGTGGCACGGCGTGGGGAAGGGTTTATATAGGAAAACGGGAGGAGACAGTAAAGATATTTGGGGCCACCGTCAGTGGATTGTTTATTAGCGGCAAAATCCAAAATGAGGTTTAGCTTAACCTGATGGACTAGTTGATCGATTCTAAACTAATGGAACGTGGGTTAATGGAGATAACATCGAGTCATAGAGATAAGATACACCTCACTAGACACCTGATGAACCCATGCACTTGGGCGGCATAGTTCATTGATTGACAAAGCTTTTTCTTTGACTACAATTAAGAATCTGATATTGCAACAGGAAGTGCCTCATACATACCCACACGATTTTTTTACCCGCTTCATATTTAGATTGACAGCATAGTCTCTATTTTTCAGACTGATTGAACTGTAAAAACCTCAGCAATAAATATTAAGTACACAAGATGAGCACTGTTGTAAGTGATCAATGCAAAGTGGGGGCACAAAGTTATTAAGTAGTACACAAGATGAAGACGTGAGCTCAACAAACACCCACAGATTGCGTGCTTAAGCAAGACTTTTGTAAGACCAAAATGCGCCGGGAGCGACTCGCTGAAACGAAGGCCGGACAGGCGCCAAACCGCACTCACGCTCATCATTAGCGACTAAATAATATAAGTTCAAAAATATGGTGGACATGATACGGCCCAGTGGAGCCTCCACTAACTGCGACCCGTCGGCGCGCGGGAGAGGGACACCTGTCTGCGGAGGTGCCACGGTGTCGATGACTTGTCAATGCGCGGCTGGTTCGTCCCTGCCCCGTTGGATCGTGTCTCCGTCCGACGTGTCTGTCTGTAACGTTCCTTCGCGTCGGCTTCGCTTGGGCTCTGTGAGTGAGCATAGTATTAGACTACTATGGCTGTGGAGTTGTGGGCTGGGCTATATTAAGAAAACAGTATGGGCTAGCAAAAAGTTGCCATGAACTGAAGTATGTTTTCTTTCAAGGTGAGATGGATGGATTTCATGTGCTCAAAATAATAATAGAGTTGAATGGGAACGTACAGTTTAAGCTTCAAATTAGCGCATTTCAAATGTGGCCtggattcatttttctttttaacGCCATAACTATTTCTCTCTTTTACACGTACGTCGTCAGTCATCACATAACTCTCAATCGAATAAGAAGGCCTATCAATCTTTCAAGTAACGAATTTCACGTGTTGTTTGTGTAATTGTGTTTATAAGACTACTGCCATTTGTGAGGAAACAAATAAAAGGACTAACCACCATCCACCAGACACCGTATCGAGTGGCTCAATGCCGGATCCAGGCAACTTGCGTGGCTACTTGCAGAATGGGGCCGGGCAGTGGATTTTAAGCAGGTTATCCATCCACAGTGTCCACACAGATGGATCGGTTGGCCATCTTCAATAGTCGGAGCCGTACTGGACGATGCGCGGGACTGGAAAGAGCGTAGCTTAGCTCCTGAGAAACGACTGCCAGCAattatatattaaaatatataaatatttatgctAAGTAATTAGTATCATCGAAAAGATCTTTttgtctagttttttaacaaatttatttgaagatgtaaatattacacgtattttctataaatcgagtcaaacttgtggcacgaaaatTCAAAACGTcgtttattttgggacggagggagtatatattaaCGCAGAGGCACCCAAGAAGTGGCCAGCAGCCGTGTCACTCGTTCCAATCCGCTGAGGCACAGCAAGCAAACACTGTCCAAGCATTACTTCAAGTTGTATAGAGCGATTAGCTTAAACAAAGTAACGGACGTACGTCAGTAGTAAACAAGTACTGTAGTGGCTGGACCTCGATGGTTGTGGCCCTAGGGGCAGGGGCTACGAGTTCATTCTCTATCCTTTCAGATGTGCAGGGGTGCGGGGCAAGAGTAGCAGCAATTTGACGCCCGCTGATACGCTAAACAACTAAGGTTTCAGAGCAAGTACTGTAGTGCCGATGGTTTTTGTTTGCCCGTTCCACCATGTTTTGATGCGATCAAGATTGGTAGCTTTTTCCAGGTCGAACTCGGACCACCTCGGTCGGCACCTGTTCGCGACCGGGGCGCGGCTGCGATGCGAATCACGACCTCAACGTCTCCGGCCGGTTCCGGTCCTTCCACCCGGAGCAATCCACCGTATTGCATATCTACGGTGAGGGCGTCCGTACGCCTAGACGCTCCTCGGCGGGCCTGCGGACCGCCCAACAAGCTTGATCCCTTCTACCAAATTAACTGAACGTTTTGACGGTTTCTAAAAAAAACTAGGCGTTGCGATATTTCCCTAGTCCACCTCGTAGGGTGTTCTCCACCGCCGCACCGCGCTGCCCGCTCGCTGCGGCCGCCTACACCGAGCTGGCGAGCCTTCTCGCTGCCGACGTCTGGCCACTTGCTGATGCCGCTGGCTAGCCGGGCCAACCCAGTAGCAGCCGCGCAGGCGCCCGGACGTCACATGTGGCCAGGCAGCCAGGAGAGGGGGGGCGTCGCTGGTCGGGCCCAGGGCAGGCGCAGGCGCAGCTTACTACTGCCAGGCCACACCACCATCCTCCGTCGTCAGCTGGGCGGAACCGGCCGTTCCCCGCTCTGCTCTGCGTGACACAAAAGAAGAAATGTGAAAAACACATGTTGCAAACGtacgttttaagtgtttcagatattttagaGGTATATTATAAGTGTTTTAGATGGATATTATAAAAGTAGATCGATATGTTCCATATGTtataatggttgtacacgtatgttgcaagcgtatgttcctaatgtttcatctgcGTTTTTGGACGTGTATTGcatgtgtgtttatctggatgttgcatatgtttcacacatgtgttgcaagtattttatatgaatgttgtgtatgtttgcaatggtaTTCAagcgttttcaggtgtttttcaagtgtttcataagcatgtttcaagtgtttcatgtctcCAGACATGTGTTGCAAGTGTtacatttggatgtttcaaaattaAATCAGATGTTGTACATGGGATGCGTGTGGGAAGCGGGAGGGGTGCGGGTGACGTCCAGTCGGCGTGGGCCCTGCGTGGGCGTGCAAAACACAGGCGTAGACATGCTGACGTGAGCGCGTGGCGTGGAGTGCAGgtttcaagtttgcacacatgcataaatatgagatttgtgggagtgttaccactactaagtgatgctaagatgtatagaataacctttaaagcgtgataccaatcggagttgcacttttaacatcatccttagcatcatgagtagctagacaacaaaaacactagaaacctcatgaaatcaacattataagcaaggttctagtaccacttgtaaaaacacaagtctagctaccatcctatgcatgctagttatcaaatcatcattcaagttatatAACTAGTatacaacacacaagcatgcatatcaaatttagaaacttatgcaatgcaagcaagcacatgactacgcatatatcaaatgcaaccaatcaaagttcatgagcttgctctccctacttgtgtgcttctcttgtctaagAATTTTGACCCTTCTCAATTTCtaaatgttgctccctctttgtccatatttATGTCCAAATCCAACTTCTCTCAATatctttgtactaatctctcccaaagctttcatatctttgtacaatatttttttcctttgtcatcaatttctataaaaggtgtgcttcttgcttcttattgatgcaaatgcttgtatttagggtagatggttgacacttgaatctttaTTTTTGATGGACACTacttgtatagctctttagacaccatgtgtaggatcttatgaccttgataccaattgtagtggGGCTCCTCACCCTATGTCCAAGTATGGGTCATTCTCATGATAATCTTGAGCTCTTCTAGATGAGCaaagcattcttcatttgatgatcacttaaaattgaggatcacttgtggaaccaccatcttgtatgaatgataccatgtgtagagatgtgataccacgtgtatgattgatttatcaataaaaactatttcttgaacatttgttatcttcatgagtaccatttgtaggatatcacttatgagttggtctagacatcacttgtgaattcttgatgaaatatttGAGTTTAGATactacttgaaacaaacaaactagatatccatttgcattgttgttttgtgcttgtactcttgttgctattatgagcttctaagttgacttgaactaaattgatttgcctaaactTCCAaatccggtttgaaccaatggcaagcttcttcacacttcttgtaagggttatcttgccaatgttatacttgtcacttgttagcaatccaaaataaatcaagtacttgggtttattAGCTCAttaacaaactcatacactaaccactagatcaattaatcattcaagcaatagtggtaggctatgaatttcaaAGATTTTCATTTGCCATGCATAATcctaataagcatgtactatatgcactaaccgcatactagtaagggatgaaatgaacATAAACATTACAataatacctttgctatattagagtagaggatagtcacatagattccaattcattactccactagcaatgtgaagtccaatttatagcttggtgaagaccaatcatcatataTAGAGTcaattcttcacccatatgaattgagaactacttatgatcaagtgcactttcttgttgtggtttgcttgcttcttcatttcatctttgcttgcatgagagcatcaatgtgagaataccacttgaaatattatgactagttctcttttgggtgttgcttgcttttcttgatcaacccttttgattgcttcaactaagcatcttaaatgtttctcggatcaccacttctataATAGCTTTCCAAGtgccacacttggtttacctacacataggcggtaagcccctacactaggaagAAGTGACATCTCTCCAAACAACCAtttttgatactcacttgaaataccttgattgattgatctaaaTGAAGGAC
The nucleotide sequence above comes from Miscanthus floridulus cultivar M001 unplaced genomic scaffold, ASM1932011v1 fs_286_1_2, whole genome shotgun sequence. Encoded proteins:
- the LOC136531133 gene encoding RING-H2 finger protein ATL79-like; this translates as MSVEQLHARRLLSHAAAAAAPSAGPTAVQVEVSAAHTHAHAAAPFSSLNTTVITVLSLLLCGLVVVLVVHAVVRCAFRVTRRVCYGQDEEPPGGGGGDASAAASSSCQAGPRRKRGPRTGLPPWIVYSREVELTGCGAAECAICLTEFLQGDRVRALPHCNHGFHMRCIDRWLAARQTCPTCRRAPFAAKPSPSLPDSAEAPEVRQLQVHVEAGARQRPETK